A portion of the Carya illinoinensis cultivar Pawnee chromosome 11, C.illinoinensisPawnee_v1, whole genome shotgun sequence genome contains these proteins:
- the LOC122282764 gene encoding cycloeucalenol cycloisomerase-like — protein MGGSESESEAAASHCSSLWLAPDPSKRWGELFFLCYTPFWLTLCLGIVVPYKLYESFTELEYLVLGLISAVPSFLIPMLFVGKADSHMSWKDRYWVKASLWIIIFSYVGNYFWTHYFFTVLGASYTFPSWKMNNVPHTTFLLTHVCFLFYHVTSNITLRRLRHSVADLPEKVRWATEAAWILILAYFIAYLETVAISNFPYYEFVDRASMYKVGSLFYAIYFIVSFPMFLRIDEKPGDSWDLPRVAVDALGAAMLVTIILDLWRIFLGPIVPDSKQCLQPGLPWFPALANET, from the exons ATGGGCG GTTCGGAATCGGAATCTGAAGCGGCTGCTTCCCATTGCTCGAGCTTGTGGCTCGCTCCTGACCCGAGCAAGCGATGGGGCGAGCTCTTCTTCCTCTGCTACACTCCCTTCTGGCTCACTCTCTGCTTGGGGATCGTCGTCCCCTACAAGCTCTACGAG AGCTTTACAGAATTGGAGTATCTAGTTCTGGGATTGATTTCAGCAGTTCCTTCGTTCTTGATACCAATGCTATTTGTTGGAAAG GCTGATAGCCATATGTCTTGGAAGGATCGTTATTGGGTCAAG GCCAGTCTCTGGATTATAATCTTTAGCTATGTTGGGAATTACTTTTGGACCCACTATTTCTTCACAGTTTTGGGAGCTTCTTATACCTTTCCATCGTGGAAAATGAACAAT GTACCACACACAACTTTCCTTCTCACACATGTTTGCTTTCTATTTTATCATGTTACATCGAACATAACACTTCGCCGACTACGGCATTCTGTTGCTGACTTGCCGGAGAAAGTTCGTTGGGCTACTGAGGCTGCATGGATTCTGATTCTTGCGTATTTCATAGCATACCTTGAGACTGTAGCCATTTCCAAT TTCCCTTATTATGAATTTGTGGATCGGGCATCCATGTACAAAGTTGGATCCTTGTTTTATGCCATCTACTTCATTGTAAGCTTCCCCATGTTTCTGAG AATTGATGAGAAACCGGGTGATTCATGGGACTTACCCAGAGTGGCTGTTGATGCTCTCGGCGCTGCAATGCTGGTTACTATAATACTTGATTTGTGGCGCATCTTTCTAGGACCTATTGTTCCAGATTCAAAACAGTGCCTTCAACCAGGATTGCCATGGTTTCCAGCACTTGCCAATGAAACTTGA
- the LOC122283013 gene encoding protein ROOT INITIATION DEFECTIVE 3-like isoform X3 — translation MDKGREALVVCSDKSMGIGITIWDMETGDHLLHIPTSASPAHGLLCLRQQFLVASQIHRHGSIGGGAIFLWALNKPQPPLRSYPVEAIGPLSCTNDGIYLAGGALSGNAYLWEIASGRLFKTWHAHHKSVNCLLFSNDDSLLISGSEDGMICVWSVISLIDMEDSRSWPPLLHYSSEHVSSITSLLTASGTSNSLLVSSSLDGTCKVWDFVTGRLIQTQVYPLGVTASVLHPEEEILFCGGAITALTISGLGLISASTDCTICIWDVVNRMIVRRFNHKKAGAATNMMVIPQSSLLSASNHSGVLNQFHVSLLDKYPQPANSSKGTATLLSLRHSFKGTQTSFDSRSTHSSNQHMFDLEKEQTLAAMQMKVETCTENRMWATRTTKHVMEMNKHLQSRLLDLMQCRILWQTEIDSSTSKKRKKLKIGSILQGAEEPQ, via the exons ATGGACAAGGGTAGGGAGGCTTTGGTGGTTTGCAGTGATAAGAGCATGGGAATTGGCATAACAATTTGGGATATGGAGACGGGGGATCATCTCCTACACATACCCACCAGTGCTTCCCCTGCTCACGGGTTACTGTGCTTGAGACAGCAGTTCCTTGTAGCTTCTCAGATTCACAGACATGGATCTATTGGCGGTGGAGCCATCTTTCTCTGGGCATTGAATAAG CCTCAACCACCCCTTCGGAGTTACCCCGTGGAGGCCATTGGGCCACTTTCTTGCACAAATGACGGCATATATCTAGCGGGCGGGGCACTTTCTGGAAATGCTTATCTTTGGGAG ATTGCTAGTGGAAGATTGTTCAAGACTTGGCATGCTCATCACAAATCAGTGAATTGCTTGCTATTTTCCAATGATGATTCACTTCTTATTTCTGGGTCAGAGGATGGTATGATCTGTGTTTGGTCAGTAATTAG TTTGATAGACATGGAAGATTCCAGAAGCTGGCCTCCTCTGTTACATTATTCATCAGAGCATGTATCCTCTATCACCAGTCTGCTGACAGCATCAGGCACCTCAAATTCACTTTTAGTATCAAGCTCCCTTGATGGTACATGCAAG GTTTGGGACTTTGTCACCGGAAGGCTTATTCAAACTCAAGTTTATCCTCTAGGAGTAACTGCAAGTGTGCTTCACCCAGAAGAGGAGATTTTGTTCTGTGG TGGAGCCATAACTGCATTGACCATCAGTGGATTGGGTCTGATATCCGCATCTACAGACTGCACCATCTGCATATGGGATGTAGTCAACAGGATGATCGTTCGGAGATTCAACCATAAAAAAG CAGGGGCAGCAACTAATATGATGGTGATTCCGCAATCCTCACTGCTTTCTGCATCAAACCATTCGGGAGTTTTGAACCAGTTTCATGTTTCTTTGCTTGACAAGTATCCTCAGCCAGCCAACTCATCCAAGGGAACAGCCACTCTCCTTTCCCTGCGTCATTCCTTTAAAGGAACGCAAACTTCCTTCGATTCGCGAAGCACTCATTCATCAAACCAGCATATGTTTGATTTGGAG AAAGAACAAACACTGGCAGCCATGCAAATGAAGGTGGAAACATGCACAGAGAATCGGATGTGGGCCACAAGAACGACAAAGCACGTCATGGAGATGAATAAGCATTTGCAGTCACGTTTGCTTGACTTGATGCAGTGCAGAATATTATGGCAAACTGAAATTGACTCGTCCAcatccaaaaaaagaaagaagctgAAGATTGGAAGTATACTACAAGGGGCAGAGGAACCACAATAG
- the LOC122283013 gene encoding protein ROOT INITIATION DEFECTIVE 3-like isoform X4, producing MDKGREALVVCSDKSMGIGITIWDMETGDHLLHIPTSASPAHGLLCLRQQFLVASQIHRHGSIGGGAIFLWALNKPQPPLRSYPVEAIGPLSCTNDGIYLAGGALSGNAYLWEIASGRLFKTWHAHHKSVNCLLFSNDDSLLISGSEDGMICVWSVISLIDMEDSRSWPPLLHYSSEHVSSITSLLTASGTSNSLLVSSSLDGTCKVWDFVTGRLIQTQVYPLGVTASVLHPEEEILFCGGAITALTISGLGLISASTDCTICIWDVVNRMIVRRFNHKKGAATNMMVIPQSSLLSASNHSGVLNQFHVSLLDKYPQPANSSKGTATLLSLRHSFKGTQTSFDSRSTHSSNQHMFDLEKEQTLAAMQMKVETCTENRMWATRTTKHVMEMNKHLQSRLLDLMQCRILWQTEIDSSTSKKRKKLKIGSILQGAEEPQ from the exons ATGGACAAGGGTAGGGAGGCTTTGGTGGTTTGCAGTGATAAGAGCATGGGAATTGGCATAACAATTTGGGATATGGAGACGGGGGATCATCTCCTACACATACCCACCAGTGCTTCCCCTGCTCACGGGTTACTGTGCTTGAGACAGCAGTTCCTTGTAGCTTCTCAGATTCACAGACATGGATCTATTGGCGGTGGAGCCATCTTTCTCTGGGCATTGAATAAG CCTCAACCACCCCTTCGGAGTTACCCCGTGGAGGCCATTGGGCCACTTTCTTGCACAAATGACGGCATATATCTAGCGGGCGGGGCACTTTCTGGAAATGCTTATCTTTGGGAG ATTGCTAGTGGAAGATTGTTCAAGACTTGGCATGCTCATCACAAATCAGTGAATTGCTTGCTATTTTCCAATGATGATTCACTTCTTATTTCTGGGTCAGAGGATGGTATGATCTGTGTTTGGTCAGTAATTAG TTTGATAGACATGGAAGATTCCAGAAGCTGGCCTCCTCTGTTACATTATTCATCAGAGCATGTATCCTCTATCACCAGTCTGCTGACAGCATCAGGCACCTCAAATTCACTTTTAGTATCAAGCTCCCTTGATGGTACATGCAAG GTTTGGGACTTTGTCACCGGAAGGCTTATTCAAACTCAAGTTTATCCTCTAGGAGTAACTGCAAGTGTGCTTCACCCAGAAGAGGAGATTTTGTTCTGTGG TGGAGCCATAACTGCATTGACCATCAGTGGATTGGGTCTGATATCCGCATCTACAGACTGCACCATCTGCATATGGGATGTAGTCAACAGGATGATCGTTCGGAGATTCAACCATAAAAAAG GGGCAGCAACTAATATGATGGTGATTCCGCAATCCTCACTGCTTTCTGCATCAAACCATTCGGGAGTTTTGAACCAGTTTCATGTTTCTTTGCTTGACAAGTATCCTCAGCCAGCCAACTCATCCAAGGGAACAGCCACTCTCCTTTCCCTGCGTCATTCCTTTAAAGGAACGCAAACTTCCTTCGATTCGCGAAGCACTCATTCATCAAACCAGCATATGTTTGATTTGGAG AAAGAACAAACACTGGCAGCCATGCAAATGAAGGTGGAAACATGCACAGAGAATCGGATGTGGGCCACAAGAACGACAAAGCACGTCATGGAGATGAATAAGCATTTGCAGTCACGTTTGCTTGACTTGATGCAGTGCAGAATATTATGGCAAACTGAAATTGACTCGTCCAcatccaaaaaaagaaagaagctgAAGATTGGAAGTATACTACAAGGGGCAGAGGAACCACAATAG
- the LOC122283013 gene encoding protein ROOT INITIATION DEFECTIVE 3-like isoform X1 produces MDKGREALVVCSDKSMGIGITIWDMETGDHLLHIPTSASPAHGLLCLRQQFLVASQIHRHGSIGGGAIFLWALNKPQPPLRSYPVEAIGPLSCTNDGIYLAGGALSGNAYLWEIASGRLFKTWHAHHKSVNCLLFSNDDSLLISGSEDGMICVWSVISLIDMEDSRSWPPLLHYSSEHVSSITSLLTASGTSNSLLVSSSLDGTCKVWDFVTGRLIQTQVYPLGVTASVLHPEEEILFCGCVDGRIFVNKLDIGLLEDSLFVAEDQAVVLKGHNGAITALTISGLGLISASTDCTICIWDVVNRMIVRRFNHKKAGAATNMMVIPQSSLLSASNHSGVLNQFHVSLLDKYPQPANSSKGTATLLSLRHSFKGTQTSFDSRSTHSSNQHMFDLEKEQTLAAMQMKVETCTENRMWATRTTKHVMEMNKHLQSRLLDLMQCRILWQTEIDSSTSKKRKKLKIGSILQGAEEPQ; encoded by the exons ATGGACAAGGGTAGGGAGGCTTTGGTGGTTTGCAGTGATAAGAGCATGGGAATTGGCATAACAATTTGGGATATGGAGACGGGGGATCATCTCCTACACATACCCACCAGTGCTTCCCCTGCTCACGGGTTACTGTGCTTGAGACAGCAGTTCCTTGTAGCTTCTCAGATTCACAGACATGGATCTATTGGCGGTGGAGCCATCTTTCTCTGGGCATTGAATAAG CCTCAACCACCCCTTCGGAGTTACCCCGTGGAGGCCATTGGGCCACTTTCTTGCACAAATGACGGCATATATCTAGCGGGCGGGGCACTTTCTGGAAATGCTTATCTTTGGGAG ATTGCTAGTGGAAGATTGTTCAAGACTTGGCATGCTCATCACAAATCAGTGAATTGCTTGCTATTTTCCAATGATGATTCACTTCTTATTTCTGGGTCAGAGGATGGTATGATCTGTGTTTGGTCAGTAATTAG TTTGATAGACATGGAAGATTCCAGAAGCTGGCCTCCTCTGTTACATTATTCATCAGAGCATGTATCCTCTATCACCAGTCTGCTGACAGCATCAGGCACCTCAAATTCACTTTTAGTATCAAGCTCCCTTGATGGTACATGCAAG GTTTGGGACTTTGTCACCGGAAGGCTTATTCAAACTCAAGTTTATCCTCTAGGAGTAACTGCAAGTGTGCTTCACCCAGAAGAGGAGATTTTGTTCTGTGGGTGTGTAGACGGAAGAATTTTTGTCAACAAGCTTGATATTGGACTATTGGAGGACTCTCTCTTTGTTGCAGAAGACCAAGCAGTTGTGTTAAAAGGACACAA TGGAGCCATAACTGCATTGACCATCAGTGGATTGGGTCTGATATCCGCATCTACAGACTGCACCATCTGCATATGGGATGTAGTCAACAGGATGATCGTTCGGAGATTCAACCATAAAAAAG CAGGGGCAGCAACTAATATGATGGTGATTCCGCAATCCTCACTGCTTTCTGCATCAAACCATTCGGGAGTTTTGAACCAGTTTCATGTTTCTTTGCTTGACAAGTATCCTCAGCCAGCCAACTCATCCAAGGGAACAGCCACTCTCCTTTCCCTGCGTCATTCCTTTAAAGGAACGCAAACTTCCTTCGATTCGCGAAGCACTCATTCATCAAACCAGCATATGTTTGATTTGGAG AAAGAACAAACACTGGCAGCCATGCAAATGAAGGTGGAAACATGCACAGAGAATCGGATGTGGGCCACAAGAACGACAAAGCACGTCATGGAGATGAATAAGCATTTGCAGTCACGTTTGCTTGACTTGATGCAGTGCAGAATATTATGGCAAACTGAAATTGACTCGTCCAcatccaaaaaaagaaagaagctgAAGATTGGAAGTATACTACAAGGGGCAGAGGAACCACAATAG
- the LOC122283013 gene encoding protein ROOT INITIATION DEFECTIVE 3-like isoform X2, whose translation MDKGREALVVCSDKSMGIGITIWDMETGDHLLHIPTSASPAHGLLCLRQQFLVASQIHRHGSIGGGAIFLWALNKPQPPLRSYPVEAIGPLSCTNDGIYLAGGALSGNAYLWEIASGRLFKTWHAHHKSVNCLLFSNDDSLLISGSEDGMICVWSVISLIDMEDSRSWPPLLHYSSEHVSSITSLLTASGTSNSLLVSSSLDGTCKVWDFVTGRLIQTQVYPLGVTASVLHPEEEILFCGCVDGRIFVNKLDIGLLEDSLFVAEDQAVVLKGHNGAITALTISGLGLISASTDCTICIWDVVNRMIVRRFNHKKGAATNMMVIPQSSLLSASNHSGVLNQFHVSLLDKYPQPANSSKGTATLLSLRHSFKGTQTSFDSRSTHSSNQHMFDLEKEQTLAAMQMKVETCTENRMWATRTTKHVMEMNKHLQSRLLDLMQCRILWQTEIDSSTSKKRKKLKIGSILQGAEEPQ comes from the exons ATGGACAAGGGTAGGGAGGCTTTGGTGGTTTGCAGTGATAAGAGCATGGGAATTGGCATAACAATTTGGGATATGGAGACGGGGGATCATCTCCTACACATACCCACCAGTGCTTCCCCTGCTCACGGGTTACTGTGCTTGAGACAGCAGTTCCTTGTAGCTTCTCAGATTCACAGACATGGATCTATTGGCGGTGGAGCCATCTTTCTCTGGGCATTGAATAAG CCTCAACCACCCCTTCGGAGTTACCCCGTGGAGGCCATTGGGCCACTTTCTTGCACAAATGACGGCATATATCTAGCGGGCGGGGCACTTTCTGGAAATGCTTATCTTTGGGAG ATTGCTAGTGGAAGATTGTTCAAGACTTGGCATGCTCATCACAAATCAGTGAATTGCTTGCTATTTTCCAATGATGATTCACTTCTTATTTCTGGGTCAGAGGATGGTATGATCTGTGTTTGGTCAGTAATTAG TTTGATAGACATGGAAGATTCCAGAAGCTGGCCTCCTCTGTTACATTATTCATCAGAGCATGTATCCTCTATCACCAGTCTGCTGACAGCATCAGGCACCTCAAATTCACTTTTAGTATCAAGCTCCCTTGATGGTACATGCAAG GTTTGGGACTTTGTCACCGGAAGGCTTATTCAAACTCAAGTTTATCCTCTAGGAGTAACTGCAAGTGTGCTTCACCCAGAAGAGGAGATTTTGTTCTGTGGGTGTGTAGACGGAAGAATTTTTGTCAACAAGCTTGATATTGGACTATTGGAGGACTCTCTCTTTGTTGCAGAAGACCAAGCAGTTGTGTTAAAAGGACACAA TGGAGCCATAACTGCATTGACCATCAGTGGATTGGGTCTGATATCCGCATCTACAGACTGCACCATCTGCATATGGGATGTAGTCAACAGGATGATCGTTCGGAGATTCAACCATAAAAAAG GGGCAGCAACTAATATGATGGTGATTCCGCAATCCTCACTGCTTTCTGCATCAAACCATTCGGGAGTTTTGAACCAGTTTCATGTTTCTTTGCTTGACAAGTATCCTCAGCCAGCCAACTCATCCAAGGGAACAGCCACTCTCCTTTCCCTGCGTCATTCCTTTAAAGGAACGCAAACTTCCTTCGATTCGCGAAGCACTCATTCATCAAACCAGCATATGTTTGATTTGGAG AAAGAACAAACACTGGCAGCCATGCAAATGAAGGTGGAAACATGCACAGAGAATCGGATGTGGGCCACAAGAACGACAAAGCACGTCATGGAGATGAATAAGCATTTGCAGTCACGTTTGCTTGACTTGATGCAGTGCAGAATATTATGGCAAACTGAAATTGACTCGTCCAcatccaaaaaaagaaagaagctgAAGATTGGAAGTATACTACAAGGGGCAGAGGAACCACAATAG